A window of the Bactrocera neohumeralis isolate Rockhampton unplaced genomic scaffold, APGP_CSIRO_Bneo_wtdbg2-racon-allhic-juicebox.fasta_v2 cluster09, whole genome shotgun sequence genome harbors these coding sequences:
- the LOC126764628 gene encoding uncharacterized protein LOC126764628, translating to MKNLLAESTTMGTKTIFNIEQEKALISYILQTSDINYGISLMELRKLAYEFARKVGASYPDPWNDNQQASKDWQLAFMKRHKNLSLRKPEQVSQNVDAFFANLSSVRGKMPFEPHRIWNMDETGCPTVPTRPVKTIARKGQKQVGSSTSAEKGTNVSLALAVSASGQSIPPFFLFPRVNMKEIFMPHASHGAVGVANGSGYMNSDVFPQFMRHFIKHTGANADSPTMLLLDNHGSHLSIEAIDLALDHGITLLSFPPKCTHKMQPLDVAVFAP from the exons atgaagaatttgctggctgaaagcacgacgatgggcacaaaaaca atcttcAACATCGAACAAGAGAAGGCGCTGATAAGCTACATTCTCCAGACCAGCGACATCAACTATGGAATTAGTTTGATGGAGCTTCGTAAGCTCGCGTATGAATTTGCTCGGAAAGTTGGCGCGTCGTATCCGGATCCATGGAACGACAATCAACAGGCGAGTAAGGATTGGCAGTTGGCGTTCATGAAAcgccacaaaaatttgtcactgcGAAAACCAGAGCAAGTAAGCCAGAATGTCGATGCATTCTTTGCCAACCTTTCATCCGTTCGCGGTAAGATGCCGTTTGAACCTCACCGAATATGGAACATGGATGAAACCGGGTGCCCGACCGTGCCAACCAGACCTGTCAAAACCATCGCGCGCAAAGGACAAAAGCAGGTCGGCTCATCAACATCAGCCGAAAAAGGCACCAATGTGTCTTTGGCTTTGGCCGTCAGCGCTAGTGGCCAGTCTATACCGCCATTCTTCCTCTTTCCCCGAGTCAACATGAAAGAGATTTTTATGCCTCATGCGAGTCATGgcgctgttggtgttgcgaaCGGTTCCGGTTACATGAACTCTGACGTATTCCCTCAATTCATGCGTCATTTCATAAAGCACACCGGTGCTAATGCCGATTCGCCAACCATGTTGCTGCTGGACAACCACGGTTCGCATTTATCGATCGAGGCGATAGATTTGGCGTTGGATCATGGCATCACGTTGCTGtcttttccgccgaaatgcacGCACAAAATGCAGCCGCTAGATGTTGCGGTATTTGCACCATGA